One part of the Humulus lupulus chromosome 9, drHumLupu1.1, whole genome shotgun sequence genome encodes these proteins:
- the LOC133800796 gene encoding C-type lectin receptor-like tyrosine-protein kinase At1g52310 isoform X2 has translation MNHIAKQVFLLLICGVLYNVCASNTIFNQSIHGQLNASGNEDSKACPTNWTVGPNKTNCFGYIKTMLTWNESEMYCQNHGGILAALTTSEELSIAEKICGETSSGCWIGGRSINSSFSFGWKWSDNTSLWNGSIFTRAPLLLNCSSLSCRSNSSTELCALVKKGFKHLFGDRCNMPREFICMVEMGNKCSHMHCHREYLIILAVVSGLIFFTTLAVVIWLLVFKRSKKRKRSRKQSNPAASALVPPSWKVFTKEELRSITKNFSEGNRLLGDAKTGGTYSGLQPDGSRVAIKRLKRSSFQRKHEFYSEIKRVARLHHPNLLAVKGCCYDHGDRYIVYEFIVNGPLDKWLHHIPRGGRSLDWAMRMKIATTLAQGIAFLHDKVKPHVVHRDICASNVLLDEEFGAHLMGVGLSKFVPYEVIHERTVMAGGTHGYLAPEFVYRNELTTKSDVYSFGVLLLEIVSGRRPAQAVDSVGWQSIFEWATPLVQAHRYPELLDPHITASSSDIPEAGVIQKVVDLVYACTQNVPSMRPRMSHVVHQLQQLAQLPALK, from the exons ATGAACCATATAGCTAAGCAAGTGTTTTTGCTTCTGATTTGTGGTGTTCTGTACAATGTATGCGCTTCAAATACG ATATTTAACCAGTCCATTCATGGTCAGTTGAATGCTTCTGGAAATGAAGACAGCAAAG CATGCCCAACCAATTGGACTGTTGGTCCTAACAAAACCAATTGCTTTGGATATATTAAAACTATGCTAACATGGAATGAGTCAGAGATGTATTGTCAAAATCATGGTGGAATATTGGCAGCATTGACAACATCTGAAGAACTAAGCATTGCTGAAAAAATTTGTGGTGAAACTTCTAGTGGCTGCTGGATTGGGGGAAGGAGCATCAATTCTAGTTTCAGTTTTGGTTGGAAGTGGTCTGACAATACTTCCCTATGGAATGGGTCAATCTTTACTAGGGCTCCCCTTCTATTGAATTGTAGCAGTTTGTCTTGTCGGAGCAATAGTTCAACTGAATTATGTGCATTGGTTAAAAAAGGATTTAAACATCTTTTTGGTGATAGATGCAACATGCCTCGTGAATTTATTTGCATGGTTGAAATGG GGAATAAGTGCTCCCACATGCATTGCCACAGGGAATATCTTATCATTCTAGCTGTAGTGAGTGGATTAATCTTCTTTACAACACTAGCTGTTGTCATTTGGCTACTTGTATTCAAGCGAAGCAAGAAGCGGAAACGCTCCCGCAAACAATCTAACCCAGCAGCTTCTGCACTTGTTCCCCCATCTTGGAAAGTTTTCACCAAAGAGGAACTTAGATCAATTACAAAGAACTTTAGTGAAGGAAACCGTCTTCTTGGAGATGCGAAGACGGGGGGGACTTATAGTGGGCTTCAACCTGATGGTTCAAGGGTGGCAATTAAAAGGTTGAAGAGGTCTAGTTTTCAAAGAAAACATGAGTTTTATTCTGAAATTAAAAGGGTTGCAAGGCTCCACCATCCAAATTTGTTGGCTGTGAAAGGATGTTGCTATGATCATGGTGACCGTTACATTGTTTATGAGTTTATAGTTAATGGACCCTTGGACAAATGGCTACATCACATACCAAGAGGTGGTCGGAGTTTAGATTGGGCCATGAGGATGAAAATTGCCACAACACTTGCTCAAGGAATTGC ATTTCTGCATGACAAGGTCAAGCCACATGTTGTGCATCGTGACATCTGTGCCAGTAATGTTCTACTTGACGAAGAGTTTGGAGCACATCTTATGGGAGTTGGTCTGTCAAAATTTGTTCCGTACGAAGTAATTCATGAGAGAACAGTGATGGCAGGTGGCACACATGGATACCTTGCTCCTGAATTTGTGTACAGAAATGAGCTTACAACTAAGAGCGATGTGTACAGCTTTGGTGTGCTGCTACTGGAAATAGTAAGCGGCCGTAGGCCTGCACAGGCAGTTGATTCAGTAGGTTGGCAAAGCATCTTTGAATGGGCTACACCTTTGGTGCAGGCTCATCGCTACCCGGAGCTCTTGGATCCTCACATAACAGCATCTTCTTCTGATATTCCTGAGGCTGGTGTCATTCAAAAGGTGGTGGACCTTGTTTATGCCTGTACTCAGAATGTGCCATCAATGCGCCCAAGAATGTCTCACGTTGTTCATCAATTGCAACAATTAGCTCAACTACCTGCTTTAAAGTAA
- the LOC133800796 gene encoding C-type lectin receptor-like tyrosine-protein kinase At1g52310 isoform X1, whose product MNHIAKQVFLLLICGVLYNVCASNTIFNQSIHGQLNASGNEDSKAACPTNWTVGPNKTNCFGYIKTMLTWNESEMYCQNHGGILAALTTSEELSIAEKICGETSSGCWIGGRSINSSFSFGWKWSDNTSLWNGSIFTRAPLLLNCSSLSCRSNSSTELCALVKKGFKHLFGDRCNMPREFICMVEMGNKCSHMHCHREYLIILAVVSGLIFFTTLAVVIWLLVFKRSKKRKRSRKQSNPAASALVPPSWKVFTKEELRSITKNFSEGNRLLGDAKTGGTYSGLQPDGSRVAIKRLKRSSFQRKHEFYSEIKRVARLHHPNLLAVKGCCYDHGDRYIVYEFIVNGPLDKWLHHIPRGGRSLDWAMRMKIATTLAQGIAFLHDKVKPHVVHRDICASNVLLDEEFGAHLMGVGLSKFVPYEVIHERTVMAGGTHGYLAPEFVYRNELTTKSDVYSFGVLLLEIVSGRRPAQAVDSVGWQSIFEWATPLVQAHRYPELLDPHITASSSDIPEAGVIQKVVDLVYACTQNVPSMRPRMSHVVHQLQQLAQLPALK is encoded by the exons ATGAACCATATAGCTAAGCAAGTGTTTTTGCTTCTGATTTGTGGTGTTCTGTACAATGTATGCGCTTCAAATACG ATATTTAACCAGTCCATTCATGGTCAGTTGAATGCTTCTGGAAATGAAGACAGCAAAG CAGCATGCCCAACCAATTGGACTGTTGGTCCTAACAAAACCAATTGCTTTGGATATATTAAAACTATGCTAACATGGAATGAGTCAGAGATGTATTGTCAAAATCATGGTGGAATATTGGCAGCATTGACAACATCTGAAGAACTAAGCATTGCTGAAAAAATTTGTGGTGAAACTTCTAGTGGCTGCTGGATTGGGGGAAGGAGCATCAATTCTAGTTTCAGTTTTGGTTGGAAGTGGTCTGACAATACTTCCCTATGGAATGGGTCAATCTTTACTAGGGCTCCCCTTCTATTGAATTGTAGCAGTTTGTCTTGTCGGAGCAATAGTTCAACTGAATTATGTGCATTGGTTAAAAAAGGATTTAAACATCTTTTTGGTGATAGATGCAACATGCCTCGTGAATTTATTTGCATGGTTGAAATGG GGAATAAGTGCTCCCACATGCATTGCCACAGGGAATATCTTATCATTCTAGCTGTAGTGAGTGGATTAATCTTCTTTACAACACTAGCTGTTGTCATTTGGCTACTTGTATTCAAGCGAAGCAAGAAGCGGAAACGCTCCCGCAAACAATCTAACCCAGCAGCTTCTGCACTTGTTCCCCCATCTTGGAAAGTTTTCACCAAAGAGGAACTTAGATCAATTACAAAGAACTTTAGTGAAGGAAACCGTCTTCTTGGAGATGCGAAGACGGGGGGGACTTATAGTGGGCTTCAACCTGATGGTTCAAGGGTGGCAATTAAAAGGTTGAAGAGGTCTAGTTTTCAAAGAAAACATGAGTTTTATTCTGAAATTAAAAGGGTTGCAAGGCTCCACCATCCAAATTTGTTGGCTGTGAAAGGATGTTGCTATGATCATGGTGACCGTTACATTGTTTATGAGTTTATAGTTAATGGACCCTTGGACAAATGGCTACATCACATACCAAGAGGTGGTCGGAGTTTAGATTGGGCCATGAGGATGAAAATTGCCACAACACTTGCTCAAGGAATTGC ATTTCTGCATGACAAGGTCAAGCCACATGTTGTGCATCGTGACATCTGTGCCAGTAATGTTCTACTTGACGAAGAGTTTGGAGCACATCTTATGGGAGTTGGTCTGTCAAAATTTGTTCCGTACGAAGTAATTCATGAGAGAACAGTGATGGCAGGTGGCACACATGGATACCTTGCTCCTGAATTTGTGTACAGAAATGAGCTTACAACTAAGAGCGATGTGTACAGCTTTGGTGTGCTGCTACTGGAAATAGTAAGCGGCCGTAGGCCTGCACAGGCAGTTGATTCAGTAGGTTGGCAAAGCATCTTTGAATGGGCTACACCTTTGGTGCAGGCTCATCGCTACCCGGAGCTCTTGGATCCTCACATAACAGCATCTTCTTCTGATATTCCTGAGGCTGGTGTCATTCAAAAGGTGGTGGACCTTGTTTATGCCTGTACTCAGAATGTGCCATCAATGCGCCCAAGAATGTCTCACGTTGTTCATCAATTGCAACAATTAGCTCAACTACCTGCTTTAAAGTAA